CTCCTGTTGGACTCTTtcccttctccacctcccccttttttcttccgtCGTAGATCACCTCACACACGGTGTCCttcacgacgacgacgcaatCAGCCACCTTCTACGGCACCTTCGCGCAGCGTCACGCGCATGCGAGGACGATTCGCACCGCGACGGGGACGCACGGCAACGGACAGCCAGAGTGCGTATCACTTGCTGTGTCTCAAGATTGCATCAGATCTGCAGTCAACCTCACTGACCCTGCGTCCTTGTGTGAGGTCAGACATCACCATTTCGACGACTGCTGCGGTTCCTGTCCTTTATCCACAACGATGGGCGCGACGACTGCTCAAGTGGCTGGCGACAGGCAAGCAACGCGCCGCGTCACGCTGAACGTCTTTGGGATGACGTGCAGGGGATGTGCTCAACACGTGCAAGAGAATTTGATGACACTGGGGGGAGTGCACTCCGTCTCCGTGGACCTCGACGCGCAGCTTGCCGAGGTGGATGTGGACGCGACCGATGCAGCTTCTGAGTTCCGCATCGAGCAGAAGGTGGTTTCGATGGGCTACACAGTGCAGCCCGCGGTACTGCCGTCGTGCGGGGCGCCGGGGCGAGAAGAGAGTGAGCTctcaccagcgccgccccctTTGCGTCCCAGTGCGGCAAGTCTCTCCCACGTCTCCTCCATTGCCTCTGTGCCGACGTGCTGTGCGtcacagctgcagcggcccaGCGAGACGTCCAAGTCGACGGAAACGAGCTCGCTGCGAcagggcggcggcttctTACCTTTCTCTCGCCGCTTCCGCCGGGTGccgtgcggctgcggtgggcGCGGGTGCCTGTGCGCCTACGCGCCTGAGCCGGTGATGGTGACGGAGGAGACGCGTCTGATTCCTGAAAATGACTCGGAAGAATGCCTGTCGGAGAGGGCCGAGTCGCCATCGTCGGTGGACATTACTGTGGATGCCGTCCAGGCTCGCGCCTCACAGAGGCGCCGTGCCCCTGTGGGTGTCCGCGCCACGTCGCcgacggctgcagcggcagcggcggaagcCAAGACGAGCCTCCTGATCGAGGGCATGTCGTGCACCTCTTGTGCTGCTCGCATCGAGGCAAAACTCAAGCAGCTCAAGGGCGTGCTCGGCGTGTCTGTGAACTTCTCAGCCATGAGTGGGCAGGTACTGCACAACCCTGCTCTTGCATCACTCCAGAAGGTTGTGAGCTGTGTGGCCGACATGGGCTACATCGTGACGGCACAGGACACAACCGCCCCActcggcaccgccgacggcgagccACCACAACAGGGCGAGTGCAAGTGCCGCACCAACCTGCGAGCCGTCCCGGTGCATGTAGGGAGCCTCATGTCGGGCTATGAGCATCGCGTGGTTGTTCTAGGTATGTCATGTGCCTCCTGCGCAGCCCGTATAGAGCACAGGTTGCGGCAGATGCCCACTGTCCTGAGCTGCACCGTCTCCTTCGCTACTGGCACCGCCGTCATCACGACCTGCACCCCCAGCGGCTTCACGGACGCATGCAAGATGGTGCGCTCGATGGGGTATACTGTGACGGAGACGGCGCTGATGAAGCCTGACTCCTCCATTAGCCGCACTCGTGAGGCGctcgagcgcgcgcgcgaaaTCGCGGAGCATGAGCGCAACCTGATCGGCAGCGCACTGCTGAGCGTGCCActcgcggcggtgatggtcTTGACAGTGTTCATGGACATCAtggcgcggccgctgctggcgctcatGATCGACGGGATGCAGTTCTGCGTCGTCACCCCGATCGTCTTCCACTTTGGTCAAGGCTTCTTCCTCAgcgcgtggcgcagctggcagCACGGCGCCTACACGATGGATACGCTCGTTGCCATTGGCACGGGCTGCACATACGCCTACTCCACTGTTGTCTACCTGCTCACGCTGTTTGTGTACCCGCATGCGCGTATGATGACGTACTTTGACACGGCAGGAATGCTGACAACCTTCATGCTACTTGGCCGCTTCCTCGAGGCGCGGGCAAAACGCAGCGCAAGTGGGGCGGTCATTGAGCTGATGAGTCTGATGCCGACAAcggccgtgtgcgtgcagccAGACGGGAGTGAGGTGCGGGTGAgcgcgtcgcagctgcagaagggcgccctcgtgcgtgtgctggccGGCGATCGTGTTCCTGTCGACGGCACTATCGTCGAAGGCAGCTCCGAGTTGGACGAGCAGATGGTGACAGGCGAGTCACTGTCGAAGCAGAAGAAGCCCGGCGAAGAGGTGGTCGGCGGCACCCTTAACATCACCGGATCGCTGCTCATCCGCGCGGACAAGGTTGGGGAAGAGACGATGatcgcgcaggtgctgcgtATTGTGCAGGAGGCTCAAAACACAAAGCCATCTATCCAGCGCGCTGCCGACCGAATCGCCATGTCGTTTGTGCCTTTCGTCCTCGTCTTCTCCCTACTGACGCTCGGCTTGTGGCTTTTGCTCGGTGTGACGGACGCGTACCCGGTGTCGTGGCGCGGGGCGGAGACGAGCTGGCAGGCGTTCGCCTTCAACTTCTTCATCTCAACCGTTGTCGCCGCCTGTCCGTGCGCGCTGGGACTGGCCACTCCGACAGCGATCATGGTGGGCACCGGCGTGGGGGCGAAAAACGGAGTGCTGGTAAAGAGTGGCAccacgctggaggaggtgcgaaGTGTCAACTGCGTCGTGCTCGACAAGACGGGCACCATCACCAACGGTCGGCTGGAGGTGGTTCGGACACACATGATAATGGCGGGTTTGGCGTTGCCTCCAACTACGACCGCGCAGCCTCATGGCAGCTCGGATGCTGCCTTGGTGCGCTGCCTTGTCGGGCTCGTGGAGGCGCAGTCTAACCACCCTATCGCGAAGGCGGTCAGCGCCAAGCTACTGGCGGAGACTGACAGCGGCACggacgaggtgcagcgccgcgcccgctATGGGGTGTCATCCGTTGTGACGCATGGTGGCAAGGGCGTGGAGGCCTCGGTGACCGTGAGGCCAGCAAgcgacgacaacggcaaGGTCTCTTCcgagccgccaccgccgcgagcGCATCATGTCCTCGTCGGGAATGTGGCGCTTCTGCGCGAGCACGGCGTTTCGTTAACCCGTGAGGTGGCCCAcctcgtggaggaggagaacgggCACGGTCTGACAActgttgttgctgcggtCGATGGCGCAGCGTGCGTTGTCGTCAGCCTTGCCGACGGCCCGAAGCGTGAGGCGCACGGTGTCATCCGGTATCTGCACAAGGCTGGGATTCGCGTGCTGATGGTCACGGGCGACAACGCCGGCGTGGCGGGCCGGATCGCGGCCGAGGTCGGAATCCACTCGAAAGATGTGTACGCCGAGGCGCTTCCTATCGCCAAGGCGGAGATTGTtaaggagctgcaggagcagggGTCGCGGGTGATGTTCGTTGGCGATGGCATCAACGACAGCCCCGCCCTGGCACAGGCCAACGTCGGAGTCGCCCTCGGCGCTGGCACCGAAGTGGCGATTGAGGCGGCCGACGCGGTGCTCGTGCACGATAGCCTTGTGGATCTGCTGAACTTGCAATCCCTATCTAAGGTCACTGTGCGACGCATCTACGGCAACTTCATCTGGGCCTTTGGGTACAATCTGCTGATGCTCCCCACTGCCAGCGGGCTGCTGTACCCTTTCTTTCACATTCGGCTTCCTCCCGTcgcggcgggcgcggcgATGATGTTGTCCAGCCTCAGCGTTCTGACATCGAGCCTGACCATCCGCTGCTTCCGCGCACATCGCGAACGCGATTTCTATTTCACGTGAGCCAACGCCGGGCTCGGCGgcttttgttttcccttGTCTTGTTGATCTTTCGGGCCTTCCCTTTTCGCTCTCGGTTCTTTATGCGCATACACGAATGGCACCTCGTGAGTGCGCCGTGTATGCCCCTGGGCggtgcgagcgcgcgcgcgtcatcgtcgtcatcgtcgtaCGCATTGGACCCCTTTTTTGTGTCTGTTCAGATTATGTGTCTCATCTCTCCTACTGTGGCTGCTCTCGATGCACCATTCGCCACCACAGTCGTACTCACCCCCTCGCCAACATATGCCTACACGCACTGCACATGAAGACAACAGTGAGGTATGAGGCGAAAGACCGCGAGGAGCCAAAACAAAATGAGGCGCCCCCTCTTACGCACCAGCCACGCGAGTCACTCACCACGCATACGTGCACGCAAGGTAGGCGACTGACTCTCCGTGCACCGAGCATCGTATTGGACGCCGTGTGCCGGGTGGCTGCGTGGGCGGTGCCATGCATGCGGCTATGGCAGGCTttgccttctccgcctccttctaCGTCTTTGCCCTTGTGATTGTGTACGAGCTGCGTCTCTGTTTTGTTCTCTCCGGTGACTGAggcggcgcactgctgtactGGCGCGCCTAGGGCTGCCATCGCACCGCGCGATGTGGGGTCTGCGACAGGCCGGGTAGCATGGAGCTGGCCTCGTTGAAGCGACAGAACGGTGTGCTTTCTCTTCGTGCAAGGCGTGCTGCCACTAGAAGCTGCTGAGTTGGTAAGGCACGAGGAAAAGGATGAACGTAGTCGTTGGCCCTGAGTGACGCACTCACAGGAGAGCGAGTGGAGGATTTGGGGAGCATGAGGGAGAGGACTGCCGCGTTGTCGAGTTATCGAGGCTCGGCATTGCTTAGTACCGCAACGATGCACTGTGTTCGACGAGTTGGCAGTATGCCTCGTCTCCacgtcgcctccctccttttttcaCCACGCGCGAAGCTCCAGCACGTGAGCACGGGGCCGCTGTAGCAGCGGCATGAAATTTGGGACATCAGTGGTGGCTCTCTTGCTTGCCGTCTTCACCTTCGCTCTCTTCGTTGATGTTTGTGCGTCTTCTTCTGCGCCAATGAGCCACACGCGAGCACTTCCCATCCACGCACCATTCGCAGCACGAGGCGTATGGGTCGGAGAGAGGCACAGAATACATCGCATCTTAGACATAacagacacgcatgcacacacatacacacacacacacacacgcacagacacagacaaaCCCATTTATTCTTGTCGCTTCAAGAGAAATAGGCAAGGTGCCCGTAGACTGAGTCGCTATCATGTGGtggacagcggcgcgcaggcgcctcTACTACCCGAACCAAATCTTCATCAGCAAAGACAACCGCCGCATTAAAAATtcgtggctgccgcggcggctcctcctcgtgcgccACGGCGAGTCGGAGGCAAATGTCAACCGGGAGGTGTACAGCAACACGCCAGACTGGAAGATCCCGCTGACGGCGCTCGGCCGGGAGCAGGCGTACGACTGCGGCAAGCGACTCCGCAACATCATCCAGGGGGAGAAGCTGTACATCTACTACTCTCCGTACGCTCGCACTAGGCAGACCCTGAGCGAGATCCGCCGAAGCTTCGACGAGTCGCAGATCCAGGGCGAACGCGAGgatgagcggctgcgcgagcaaGAGATGGGCAACTACCAGCCCTTGCAGGATATGGACGCGACATGGGCTGCGCGCCACGCCTTTGGGCGATTGTACTATCGCTTTCCGTTTGgggagagcggcgccgatgTCGGCGATCGCGTCTCTGGCTTCTTCGACTCCCTCCTGCGCGAGAGCATCGGCTTGACGGTGCCGAACATGAACGAATGCGTTGTGCAAGGCGCACGAGAGGGGCTTGGCGGCCTAGATCTCGGCCTGTGGAGTACTGGCGTCGATAACGTTCCAGGCAGCTCTTGCGGTtgctccgcgtcgtcgtcacaGGGAGGCCCTGCGGCATCGTCGACGGGAAGCGagtctgcgccgccgtcgtggacACCGTCGCCCCACCACGCCACGACGTCTTCCACCGGCCTGCGGAGGACGATCCGGCGTACATCTCCGCACCACCCGCTGCCTCTATCGGGCCTTGGCGAGGTCGAAGCCCGCGGCGTCCTACCGCTGAACGACCatggcgccagcgccggcgaagATCAAAATGTTCTGATCATCGCACACGGGCTCCTTATCCGTCTTTTCATTGGCCGCTGGTTCCGTGTGCCGATGGAGGTCTTTGAGACGATGTGCAACCCGCCCAACTGCGCCATCATTGTGCTGGAGCGCGACGACCGACTCGGCCGCCTCGTCATGACGGACATCAGCAAGAGTCTGTTTGGTAGCgacccgctgctgcagatgatGCGCTTTGACGGCCACGAGGACACTCGCTGGTACCGTGAAAAGTTCCTCGGCATTGTGGACCCCACAaaggccgcggaggaggcggtggccgaGGATGATGACGAGAACCATTATTCCATGTCAAACGCGcacaacagcggcgtcggGGCCCCGGCCCCACCGCCACGACAACGCAAGCCCTCCACGTCGGCGGCAACACGGTCTTCTCCATCGACAAGCGCACCTGCATCAGGTACTAGTACTAGCAGCGCCGAGAGCGCGGACGCTTCAGCCTCTACAGCAGGGCACGCCGCGCTAGCTGCACGAGACCGCACTACCCAGTCCAAGTGCCCTCATCCTTGCATGGACTGTACACCAAATCGCGACTACATGAAGTTCTGTCGAGACGCTGATGATACCCCAAAGATGGGTTCGGTGGATTAGTCGCTGCTACGTCACTTGCTGcatcgttttctttttttcgcgctCGGTTTTCACCGTCGATCGATGCCGTTTTTACCCGCGAGTGCTGCAAAGGGAAGGAGGTCTTTGACCGCTTcacacgtgcgcacctgTAAAGCGAGCGGCCGATCCCTCCCTCAGCTTCGTCGCGCCCCGCTTTCTCTattccccccctcctccccccgcgccgcgctgcgtTCGCGTAGGCGTACACGTGTTTCTGCCGCATGTCGATACAATGACCCTTCCTCTGATGCTTTTGCCTTATTTCGCTTGTTGCTGTGCGGAGCTTGGGTGTGCACGAGAACTTCGCCGCCACTGCTTTTCAAACGACGCcggaagaaaagaaagagagctctagcggcagcaacaggcAGAAAACATTGGAAAGGAAGCTAagcgtcgctgcgctgctggctTGCGAGGGCAAGAAGGCTCCCCTAGCTTGAAGGCACCCATACGACAAGGGCGCGCATGCACAAACTTCCACTTTCCCTCCGGTGTAGTGTGTTTCTGTTCTATCCAGCATACAGATATAGAGTAGCCGAAACGGTTCCCTCCCCGCTGCCACCCCAGGCAagcctccctcctcttcgccaACCCTCTCCACTTGCGGGGAGGGGCACATACACAGGCTCCTCCTATGCAAGGATGTCgtctccctttctctgcctctttcCTTCATGCGCGCCGGCTCTTCTTCGTCTGGttctctttctgtgtctCTCGTGCCTTTTGCCCATTTGCGTTGGCATCAGTTTTTCCtctacctcctcctcgtgtgcCGCacgcatatacacacacgtacacacatacacacgcacagtctctcgctctctgcttgAGGAGGCctcgctctgtgtgtctctgccaCTCTCCATCCTCTCTTGCGCCTCTTCGTCGGCAtcctccgtcttctctctctattACACGGGCTTCACCGCTTTCGTGCTTTCGTACGCCTGCGTGTTTTCTTTTACGAGCAGTAGTCAACTACCCTtcgcctccccttccttccGCAGACACATTCCTCGGGCCTGTCTCGCTGcctctctcgtttttttttcctttgtcgctttattctttttttttctgtagTTGTTGCTGTGGTTGTGGTGACCGTGCGTTGTGCCTTTCTTTGCTTCcccccgttttttttttcgccttgcGGCTCACTCACGCCTGTGATAgcgcttctccctcctcctcttctctgtcCGTCTGCCTGAACATTTTTTTCCTTGTGGCGTAATTCGGCGTCTTCGCACTCCGCTGTGCGCAtcgacgcgtgcgcgtccaCTAACGGAGAGAGATCGTACGACGTGCGTGTTCTCCCGCCAGATTTGACGGACTCGCATTGCCTTTGCTAGTTATATATATctatatctatatatatagatatattTCACCCTCGTGCGCGCAACCTGCTTCTTTGCTGCGCGCCCGATTGTTTTGCCAGTCTCGTCTCCGTCGTCTGCCGCCTGGCGGGACACCAGCTTTGCGTGCTCCTGCACTCGCGTTTTTGGGCGCTCGTGCGAGTGCGTTAGTGCGGGGTTTCTGTGTGCACCGCGCAAGTACaccagaaaaagaaaaaaaaacagtaGAACATGACAACTTCAACGCACGCTGCACttgcgccgcgtgcgctaCGGCACGCCCTGACAGCACGTGCAAGTGCTCCTCGACTGCCGAGCGGGGCatcgccgtgctgctgccacggcgctTTTCGAGCAGCCCGCATGGTGTGGGTCGGTGTGGCTGCGTCGCTGATGCCTGTGACACTCGCTTCTTCGCATCGGTGCGCATCCTCGAAAGGATTCTCGAAGAACGAcacgccatcaccgccaccgccaccgccaccggtgccgccgtcttcTGCTGTGCCGCAGGATACGGCGACACCCGGCTGGATTGCGACTCGCAAGCCAAATGGCGAGCAGCGCATGTCCATTTCGAttcgcagcaccgcgcaaCGACAGCTTGCACGTCGACAACCGCCGACAACCTCATCGAGCTCCGCTTCCCTACCTCGGGCTGCGTTTGCTCCGGCGAGCCGCCCCGCCTCTGCTGTTGAGGCAACGCCCGAGCCAGCCTCGTCGTCCCAGGTCCCAGAAAAGCAGGAAGCCGCGTCAAAGGCGATCCTTGATAATGCACGTTCTTCCtcttgcgctgccgcaccgccgccgttttccgccagcagcgatcAGCGCTCTAATCAGAACAACAAGTGTATCCACGACACACCCACTCTGACGTCTAAGCCTCCGCCATCGACGTCTTCCGCTTCATCAAggggcgcagcggctccgtCATCGCCACCCTCAGCGCCATCTTCAACCACCGGCACACCAAGAAGCGGTCATGACGCTGAGCCGGAGTGTCCTCACGACGCGGCGTCGTCCACTGCATCCCCTTCTGCAGCGGGGTCGTCGGCGGTCGCCAGTTCGCAAAGgacagccgcgccgcactCGCTGCTTTACTCAGTGTCCCGTTTCACAGAGCCCGTCAAGCGCATTATTCTAATCCGGAACGGCCGCAGCGAGGCCAATGAAGATGTGAGGGCGTACGTGCAGACACCAGACTGGCGCATTCCATTGGTAGAGGAGGGAAAGCGCGAGGCGATCGCGGCGGGGCGCGCGCTGAGCGAGCTCATCGGCGATGATCCCGTGTACTTTTACTACTCTCCGTACATCCGATCGCGGCAGTCGCTGCGATACGTGCTGCAGGGCTTTGATGAGGCCCGATTAAGTGGGCTGTCACACACGCAGGAGTGGTGGGAGGATGAAGAAACTGCCGGtgccgcatcagcggcagcggctgcagagTCTTTGACGCTTAAGTGCGCCACCGCATCAGCTGACGAGGCGGGCACGCCACCTCTACTCGCCCCGGCTCCATCAGCGATCTCTACCAACGCGACTTCTCCAGACGCGCAGTGTTGCTTCCATTGCGACCCATCTCTTGTGCTGAACAGAGGAACGAGCAACAACATCATTGGCGTCCGCGAAGATGTGCGTCTTCGAGACGGCGACATTGGCCGCTACACGAGCGCCGACGAGCTCATGCACCACCTTGTGGAGCGTGAACGATACGGCAGGTTCTTCTACCGCTTCCCCTTtggcgagagcggcgcggACGTCTGCGACCGTGTCACCTCCTTCCTCGATGCATTTCAGCGCGAGCGGGTCGAGTTTCCGATGGACACAAGCGTCGTCATCATCACCCATGGGCTGACGATGCGCATGTTTATCAAGCGCTGGTTCTACCTCACGGTGGAGACGTTTCACAAGATGAAGTCGCCACCGCCTGGGTCGTTGTGCACGTTGACTCGCTTgcaccaccgcagctgcttccGCCTGGACGAATGCTGCGTGGAGTCGATGAACCTGCCGTTGTCGCTGAACGAGTTCAACGGATACAAGTATCGCAAcaagcagctgctgggcTCCATGAGCTCCGGTGCCCCGTATATGTGAATCCTCGCGTGCCGCGGCAGTGCTCATCTACGTGTTTGTCTgcgcctctccttcccc
This genomic stretch from Leishmania infantum JPCM5 genome chromosome 33 harbors:
- a CDS encoding putative glycerolphosphate mutase, with product MWWTAARRRLYYPNQIFISKDNRRIKNSWLPRRLLLVRHGESEANVNREVYSNTPDWKIPLTALGREQAYDCGKRLRNIIQGEKLYIYYSPYARTRQTLSEIRRSFDESQIQGEREDERLREQEMGNYQPLQDMDATWAARHAFGRLYYRFPFGESGADVGDRVSGFFDSLLRESIGLTVPNMNECVVQGAREGLGGLDLGLWSTGVDNVPGSSCGCSASSSQGGPAASSTGSESAPPSWTPSPHHATTSSTGLRRTIRRTSPHHPLPLSGLGEVEARGVLPLNDHGASAGEDQNVLIIAHGLLIRLFIGRWFRVPMEVFETMCNPPNCAIIVLERDDRLGRLVMTDISKSLFGSDPLLQMMRFDGHEDTRWYREKFLGIVDPTKAAEEAVAEDDDENHYSMSNAHNSGVGAPAPPPRQRKPSTSAATRSSPSTSAPASGTSTSSAESADASASTAGHAALAARDRTTQSKCPHPCMDCTPNRDYMKFCRDADDTPKMGSVD
- the iPGAM gene encoding putative phosphoglycerate mutase, with the translated sequence MSISIRSTAQRQLARRQPPTTSSSSASLPRAAFAPASRPASAVEATPEPASSSQVPEKQEAASKAILDNARSSSCAAAPPPFSASSDQRSNQNNKCIHDTPTLTSKPPPSTSSASSRGAAAPSSPPSAPSSTTGTPRSGHDAEPECPHDAASSTASPSAAGSSAVASSQRTAAPHSLLYSVSRFTEPVKRIILIRNGRSEANEDVRAYVQTPDWRIPLVEEGKREAIAAGRALSELIGDDPVYFYYSPYIRSRQSLRYVLQGFDEARLSGLSHTQEWWEDEETAGAASAAAAAESLTLKCATASADEAGTPPLLAPAPSAISTNATSPDAQCCFHCDPSLVLNRGTSNNIIGVREDVRLRDGDIGRYTSADELMHHLVERERYGRFFYRFPFGESGADVCDRVTSFLDAFQRERVEFPMDTSVVIITHGLTMRMFIKRWFYLTVETFHKMKSPPPGSLCTLTRLHHRSCFRLDECCVESMNLPLSLNEFNGYKYRNKQLLGSMSSGAPYM
- a CDS encoding putative copper-transporting ATPase-like protein translates to MGATTAQVAGDRQATRRVTLNVFGMTCRGCAQHVQENLMTLGGVHSVSVDLDAQLAEVDVDATDAASEFRIEQKVVSMGYTVQPAVLPSCGAPGREESELSPAPPPLRPSAASLSHVSSIASVPTCCASQLQRPSETSKSTETSSLRQGGGFLPFSRRFRRVPCGCGGRGCLCAYAPEPVMVTEETRLIPENDSEECLSERAESPSSVDITVDAVQARASQRRRAPVGVRATSPTAAAAAAEAKTSLLIEGMSCTSCAARIEAKLKQLKGVLGVSVNFSAMSGQVLHNPALASLQKVVSCVADMGYIVTAQDTTAPLGTADGEPPQQGECKCRTNLRAVPVHVGSLMSGYEHRVVVLGMSCASCAARIEHRLRQMPTVLSCTVSFATGTAVITTCTPSGFTDACKMVRSMGYTVTETALMKPDSSISRTREALERAREIAEHERNLIGSALLSVPLAAVMVLTVFMDIMARPLLALMIDGMQFCVVTPIVFHFGQGFFLSAWRSWQHGAYTMDTLVAIGTGCTYAYSTVVYLLTLFVYPHARMMTYFDTAGMLTTFMLLGRFLEARAKRSASGAVIELMSLMPTTAVCVQPDGSEVRVSASQLQKGALVRVLAGDRVPVDGTIVEGSSELDEQMVTGESLSKQKKPGEEVVGGTLNITGSLLIRADKVGEETMIAQVLRIVQEAQNTKPSIQRAADRIAMSFVPFVLVFSLLTLGLWLLLGVTDAYPVSWRGAETSWQAFAFNFFISTVVAACPCALGLATPTAIMVGTGVGAKNGVLVKSGTTLEEVRSVNCVVLDKTGTITNGRLEVVRTHMIMAGLALPPTTTAQPHGSSDAALVRCLVGLVEAQSNHPIAKAVSAKLLAETDSGTDEVQRRARYGVSSVVTHGGKGVEASVTVRPASDDNGKVSSEPPPPRAHHVLVGNVALLREHGVSLTREVAHLVEEENGHGLTTVVAAVDGAACVVVSLADGPKREAHGVIRYLHKAGIRVLMVTGDNAGVAGRIAAEVGIHSKDVYAEALPIAKAEIVKELQEQGSRVMFVGDGINDSPALAQANVGVALGAGTEVAIEAADAVLVHDSLVDLLNLQSLSKVTVRRIYGNFIWAFGYNLLMLPTASGLLYPFFHIRLPPVAAGAAMMLSSLSVLTSSLTIRCFRAHRERDFYFT